A single genomic interval of Bacillus sp. es.036 harbors:
- a CDS encoding alpha/beta hydrolase, translated as MCIRKRAYQLDGEWTIVLVPERPNGFGIFIIGGLAHFVDDNTSFWLQNHTRQGMVADFLDAGYTVYTSNLYGRHWGSPKAVKLTERIYNLVHKQEILNPRIHVVAEGMGVLAANAFLNNRQPLIRSAALFNPCFDVKSLVHQEQLNRLFYKRLVKEMARAYEIQSEEVISKIEEKEMITSTCPIKVWHHSLKSPYSLEQIRVYERVQREIGYPIELALLSDSYQSLGKKMVRFFQEHEKL; from the coding sequence ATGTGTATTCGTAAACGAGCCTATCAATTAGACGGGGAGTGGACGATCGTTCTCGTCCCTGAACGGCCTAACGGGTTTGGCATTTTCATAATAGGTGGTTTAGCTCATTTTGTAGACGATAATACGAGTTTTTGGTTGCAAAATCACACCCGTCAAGGAATGGTTGCTGATTTTCTTGATGCGGGCTATACCGTATACACAAGCAACTTGTATGGTCGGCACTGGGGTTCACCAAAAGCTGTGAAATTAACGGAAAGAATCTATAATCTAGTGCATAAACAAGAAATTCTTAATCCAAGGATCCATGTCGTCGCAGAGGGAATGGGGGTTCTTGCTGCAAATGCTTTCTTAAACAATCGTCAACCCCTCATTCGTTCAGCCGCACTATTCAATCCTTGTTTTGATGTGAAAAGTCTTGTTCACCAAGAACAGCTGAATCGGCTCTTTTATAAAAGGTTAGTCAAGGAAATGGCTCGAGCCTATGAAATTCAAAGTGAAGAGGTTATTTCTAAAATAGAAGAAAAAGAAATGATAACGTCTACTTGTCCGATTAAAGTATGGCATCATTCGCTTAAAAGTCCATACTCGCTTGAACAAATTCGAGTGTATGAACGTGTTCAGAGGGAGATTGGCTATCCCATTGAACTTGCACTATTAAGCGATAGCTATCAATCCCTAGGTAAAAAAATGGTTCGCTTTTTTCAAGAACATGAAAAGCTCTAA
- a CDS encoding molybdenum cofactor biosynthesis protein MoaE: MEYYKITSEEIDINQVITSVIRPEAGAINSFIGTVREFTGEKQTVSLQYEAYPSMAEKQLKRIGIEIREQWPNVQTSIVHRIGKLAISDIAVVIAVASPHRAESYEASRYAIERIKEIVPIWKKEYWTDGQEWIGDQLENTAYKNGAPKEEKE, from the coding sequence ATGGAATATTATAAGATAACTTCTGAAGAGATTGATATTAATCAAGTAATAACTAGCGTGATCCGTCCTGAAGCTGGGGCAATCAACTCGTTTATTGGCACGGTAAGAGAATTTACTGGTGAAAAGCAGACCGTTTCGCTACAGTATGAAGCCTATCCTTCTATGGCTGAAAAACAGCTGAAAAGAATCGGAATAGAAATTCGCGAGCAGTGGCCTAATGTCCAAACATCGATTGTTCATCGAATCGGAAAATTAGCTATTAGTGATATTGCTGTTGTGATTGCTGTCGCATCCCCTCATCGAGCAGAAAGTTATGAAGCAAGTCGCTATGCGATTGAGCGAATCAAGGAAATAGTCCCAATTTGGAAAAAGGAATACTGGACTGATGGACAAGAATGGATAGGAGATCAGCTTGAAAACACGGCATACAAAAATGGAGCACCGAAGGAGGAGAAAGAATGA
- a CDS encoding ComZ family protein, which yields MDQNMRFMQIAMKYLPEAKQSLGEQDIELDLEKMQPLLQLFLKAMDDAYELGKQDAQE from the coding sequence ATGGATCAAAACATGAGATTTATGCAAATTGCAATGAAGTATTTACCTGAAGCGAAACAATCGCTCGGTGAACAGGACATTGAACTTGATCTTGAAAAAATGCAGCCGCTACTTCAGCTCTTTCTTAAAGCGATGGATGATGCTTATGAGCTTGGAAAGCAGGATGCACAGGAGTAA
- a CDS encoding NAD(P)/FAD-dependent oxidoreductase translates to MELHHGNLFWPTTVEKARSFPELTTTVTCDVLIIGGGMSGSVMARMLADYHIDTVLIEKDTIASGSTSANTGLLQFSNDAMLIDLIDQFGKEKAVYFYKLCLKAIDELDKYNATLKEKTDFKRAESLYFASNEHHAKKLKKEYDALIEHGFNADYLDSTAIENLYSFKAPAGIYTKAEAEVNPYKFALALASHAADLGVNIFEHTEVLSHQFHNKELIFQTEKGEIRTKHVIYATGYGTQEFAKTKGALLERTYTIATEPIDQFPGWHNQSLIWETDRPYYYLRTTPDRRILIGGLDANLNKEEKLEQEGQQLLNKLHELFPSIETSIAFEWSAIFGSTKDGLPYIGKHPKYDGVYFMLGYGGNGTVYSMLGAEILKDLILYGHHPAMDITRLKR, encoded by the coding sequence ATGGAGCTACATCATGGAAATCTATTTTGGCCAACAACTGTAGAAAAGGCACGATCATTTCCAGAACTTACAACCACCGTTACATGTGATGTGTTAATCATTGGTGGAGGAATGTCAGGATCAGTTATGGCCAGAATGCTTGCAGACTACCATATCGATACCGTTTTAATTGAAAAAGATACAATTGCCTCTGGAAGTACTTCTGCGAATACTGGTCTTCTCCAATTTTCTAATGACGCCATGTTAATAGACCTTATCGACCAGTTCGGGAAAGAAAAAGCTGTCTATTTCTATAAGCTTTGTTTAAAGGCAATTGATGAACTCGATAAGTATAACGCCACTTTAAAAGAAAAAACCGATTTCAAGCGGGCGGAGAGCCTTTATTTCGCAAGTAATGAACACCATGCTAAAAAACTGAAAAAGGAGTACGATGCTTTAATAGAACATGGTTTTAACGCTGATTATTTAGATTCCACTGCCATTGAAAACCTCTACTCCTTCAAGGCACCTGCGGGAATCTACACGAAAGCCGAGGCAGAAGTAAATCCCTATAAATTCGCCCTAGCTCTTGCAAGTCATGCAGCCGATCTAGGTGTGAACATATTTGAACATACTGAAGTGCTTTCTCACCAATTTCATAATAAAGAACTAATTTTCCAAACTGAAAAGGGAGAAATTCGTACGAAACACGTTATCTATGCAACTGGCTATGGAACACAAGAGTTTGCCAAAACAAAAGGCGCCCTACTAGAGCGCACCTATACAATCGCAACAGAACCCATTGACCAATTTCCTGGTTGGCACAACCAATCACTCATTTGGGAAACGGATCGCCCATACTACTATTTAAGGACAACTCCAGATCGCCGTATCCTCATTGGTGGATTGGATGCCAATTTAAATAAAGAAGAAAAGCTAGAACAGGAAGGTCAGCAATTGTTGAATAAACTGCATGAACTGTTTCCTTCCATCGAAACGTCAATTGCTTTTGAATGGAGTGCCATCTTCGGCTCAACGAAAGACGGTCTTCCTTACATTGGGAAGCACCCCAAATATGACGGCGTCTATTTTATGCTTGGTTATGGTGGAAACGGTACAGTTTACAGTATGCTTGGTGCTGAAATCCTTAAAGATCTTATTTTATACGGGCATCATCCAGCAATGGACATTACAAGACTGAAGCGTTAG
- a CDS encoding YjzC family protein: MGGENRQFTPGQKAPNNGVYIEIGETGGMVKDPKQIELRAGEAFPECSNQNRKWSREPKPHH, from the coding sequence ATGGGCGGAGAAAATCGTCAGTTTACACCTGGGCAAAAAGCGCCAAACAATGGAGTATACATTGAAATCGGAGAGACAGGTGGAATGGTGAAAGATCCGAAACAAATTGAACTACGTGCCGGTGAGGCGTTTCCTGAATGTTCAAATCAAAATCGGAAGTGGTCAAGGGAACCTAAACCGCATCACTAA
- a CDS encoding Crp/Fnr family transcriptional regulator, with protein MKKDTINSDALKKWIAEEGESISFQKDEPLYMDGMKADRLFLIQSGNVRLNKLTSEGRELTLQICQPGDLIGELALYTGQLNFSANAWAVDKVKATFVKQAHLEETLTSDAILATQFMKFMGENFRKNQSKFRDLLLHGKKGALYSTLIRLSNTYGVKKNDDILIDIPLTNQELGNFCGLTRESVNRILSELKKANIVSVKQGIITIHNLEFLRCAIHCEDCPITICRL; from the coding sequence ATGAAAAAAGATACGATCAACTCTGATGCACTAAAAAAGTGGATTGCTGAAGAAGGCGAATCAATTTCATTTCAAAAAGACGAACCACTTTATATGGATGGGATGAAAGCGGATCGCCTTTTTCTTATACAGTCTGGAAACGTGCGATTAAACAAACTGACCTCCGAAGGCAGAGAACTAACGCTTCAAATTTGTCAGCCTGGTGATCTTATCGGAGAACTTGCGCTTTATACAGGGCAGCTTAACTTTTCTGCAAATGCCTGGGCGGTTGATAAAGTAAAAGCTACCTTCGTTAAACAGGCCCACCTTGAAGAAACATTAACGAGCGATGCCATCCTCGCCACTCAGTTCATGAAATTCATGGGCGAGAATTTTAGAAAAAACCAATCTAAGTTTCGAGATCTATTGTTACACGGAAAAAAAGGAGCTCTCTACTCTACTTTAATTCGTCTATCCAATACATATGGCGTCAAAAAAAACGATGACATCCTAATCGACATTCCCCTGACCAATCAAGAATTAGGCAACTTCTGCGGTCTTACAAGAGAAAGCGTCAACCGCATCCTAAGCGAACTAAAAAAAGCCAACATTGTCTCAGTCAAACAAGGAATCATCACCATTCACAACCTCGAATTCCTCCGCTGCGCCATCCACTGCGAAGACTGCCCAATAACGATTTGTAGGTTATAG
- the moaD gene encoding molybdopterin converting factor subunit 1, with protein MITVLFFAKQQEQLGLEKVERSESKLPVSELKQKLIEDYPELSLAHTMTAINEEYAEEDQVINDRDVVAFIPPVSGG; from the coding sequence ATGATTACTGTTCTTTTCTTTGCAAAACAGCAGGAACAACTTGGCTTGGAAAAGGTAGAGCGCTCTGAATCAAAGCTCCCTGTTTCTGAGCTGAAACAAAAACTGATAGAGGATTATCCTGAGCTTTCTCTTGCTCATACGATGACAGCGATTAATGAAGAGTATGCGGAAGAAGATCAAGTCATAAACGATCGCGATGTTGTCGCGTTTATTCCACCGGTTAGTGGAGGCTAA
- the mobB gene encoding molybdopterin-guanine dinucleotide biosynthesis protein B, producing MVKTPVIQVVGYQNSGKTLFAEKMIEQASSHGIKVGVIKHHGHGRPDVYDEKKDTGRHRNAGAVVTGVSGGGMVSIHATQGSEWELEQLVRLYDSFDLDLILVEGFKDENYPKIVLLRNKDDLHLLNKTHIIGTIVKEAHDVSVDNSYFYDQMYDCIEDVLKHVRRG from the coding sequence GTGGTAAAAACGCCGGTGATTCAGGTCGTAGGGTACCAAAATAGTGGGAAGACGCTTTTTGCTGAAAAAATGATTGAACAAGCGTCATCACACGGCATAAAGGTTGGCGTGATTAAGCATCATGGACACGGAAGACCTGACGTATATGATGAGAAAAAAGATACAGGACGCCATCGGAATGCCGGAGCCGTTGTTACGGGGGTTAGCGGTGGCGGAATGGTTTCTATTCATGCAACGCAGGGAAGCGAATGGGAACTTGAACAGTTAGTTCGTTTATACGATTCATTTGATCTTGATCTTATTTTAGTGGAAGGGTTCAAAGATGAGAACTATCCAAAGATTGTGCTTTTAAGAAATAAAGATGATCTTCACTTGTTAAACAAAACTCACATCATTGGAACGATTGTGAAAGAAGCTCACGATGTTTCGGTTGATAATAGCTACTTTTATGATCAAATGTACGACTGTATAGAAGATGTGTTGAAGCATGTTAGGAGAGGGTAA
- a CDS encoding undecaprenyl-diphosphate phosphatase: MELLELLKYAFLGLLQGFTEPIPISSSGHLVIAQKVFGVEIKGLSFEILMNFASLLAVLLIYRNDLIRLTSHGVRYVVSRDKESKSEFMFIVYLVVATIPAAVLGLLFEDFIGEQLKGLKVVGATLIITGLALWLIRNLRGSKGESALNFKDALIVGLAQAVALIPGISRSGATIVAAMGLGMKQETALRFSFLLFIPVSVGSMILSIGDLQFGDMLIPYIIAFLLSLTASYYSLKWFMNIMARGNLIYFSIYCFIVGALVLIF; the protein is encoded by the coding sequence ATGGAACTGTTGGAATTACTTAAATACGCTTTTCTTGGTTTACTACAAGGCTTCACTGAACCAATTCCAATCTCATCAAGTGGACACCTTGTCATAGCACAAAAAGTATTTGGGGTAGAAATTAAAGGACTTAGTTTTGAAATTTTAATGAACTTTGCCTCATTACTTGCGGTTCTTCTTATTTACCGCAATGACCTAATTCGCCTCACTTCTCACGGGGTACGATACGTTGTCTCTCGAGATAAAGAGTCCAAAAGCGAATTTATGTTCATCGTTTACCTTGTCGTTGCAACGATTCCTGCAGCGGTTCTCGGCTTACTATTTGAAGATTTCATTGGTGAACAATTAAAAGGTCTTAAAGTAGTAGGAGCTACCTTGATCATTACGGGTCTCGCGCTATGGCTTATTCGTAACTTGCGCGGATCAAAAGGCGAATCCGCTCTTAACTTTAAAGATGCGCTAATTGTAGGGCTAGCTCAGGCGGTGGCCTTAATTCCTGGGATTAGTCGTTCTGGTGCAACGATTGTAGCTGCCATGGGACTTGGAATGAAGCAAGAAACTGCGCTACGCTTTTCTTTCTTATTGTTTATCCCAGTTAGCGTAGGGTCAATGATCCTCAGCATTGGCGACCTTCAATTTGGCGATATGCTTATCCCTTATATTATAGCCTTTTTATTATCCCTTACAGCTTCGTACTATTCATTAAAGTGGTTTATGAATATTATGGCTCGAGGTAATTTGATTTATTTCTCCATTTATTGCTTTATCGTAGGAGCACTTGTCCTTATTTTCTAA
- a CDS encoding YjzD family protein, producing the protein MRFLWAIIWGFLLSNMIFYVLASMQGGHYEFGAASLFGVAIAVAAMVIGEGLISDPAEQ; encoded by the coding sequence GTGCGTTTTTTATGGGCAATTATTTGGGGTTTTCTACTGAGTAATATGATTTTCTACGTACTTGCATCCATGCAAGGCGGCCATTATGAATTTGGAGCCGCATCTCTTTTTGGAGTAGCTATAGCCGTTGCGGCAATGGTAATAGGAGAAGGTCTCATCTCCGATCCTGCAGAACAGTAA
- a CDS encoding YppG family protein, whose protein sequence is MYPYYQQQSYYHQPSGYQPYQQQPFTPYPPYPPPYQGQNYHPGGQPYYPHPYYQQPYGPYQGYPGGQPFMNQFKKQNGQYDFPKMMNTVQQITPMVKQMGSLLNLFVK, encoded by the coding sequence ATGTATCCGTATTATCAGCAACAGTCATATTATCATCAACCCTCTGGCTATCAACCGTATCAGCAACAGCCGTTCACACCTTATCCGCCTTATCCACCACCCTATCAGGGGCAAAATTATCATCCCGGTGGGCAGCCCTACTACCCCCATCCTTATTACCAACAACCATACGGTCCTTATCAGGGATATCCCGGTGGGCAGCCATTTATGAACCAGTTCAAAAAGCAAAACGGCCAATATGACTTTCCTAAAATGATGAATACAGTTCAACAAATCACACCTATGGTAAAACAAATGGGATCATTGCTTAACTTATTCGTAAAATAA
- a CDS encoding NAD-dependent epimerase/dehydratase family protein, with the protein MKKVFITGGLGFIGYHLTDFLLNKGIEVVGIDGKVEERRKAEYEMKEMMLLRNANYKQINSRIEEASLDHLSKDCDTIFHLSSPKVINMKQGSKMIENSLDCTRNVVEASKGKVLVHLSSTEVFGTRYGSITERTPHHPHSNVGKLKSAEEHILLNRKSDIVKILRLPLVYGPWQPSHHVFQHYFLHHKLPLKYEEEGLNAHFDAVYVKDVCESIYQAAIRREQSETFNLTSGREGEWQRGVEWCIGDSIDLHGEKKLRCGISNKQCASKLGFTNITSIEEGLHQQRLHTEKMIAFDPSIYLT; encoded by the coding sequence ATGAAGAAAGTGTTTATAACGGGTGGGTTAGGGTTTATTGGTTATCATTTAACCGATTTTCTTTTAAATAAAGGAATTGAAGTCGTAGGAATCGATGGGAAAGTAGAGGAAAGAAGAAAAGCTGAATATGAGATGAAAGAAATGATGCTTCTGAGAAACGCGAATTACAAACAAATAAACAGTCGGATTGAGGAAGCTTCCTTAGATCATCTATCGAAAGACTGTGATACGATTTTTCACCTTAGTTCTCCAAAAGTTATAAATATGAAACAAGGTTCAAAAATGATTGAAAATAGTCTGGATTGTACTCGAAACGTAGTGGAAGCTTCCAAAGGAAAAGTGCTCGTTCATTTATCGAGCACAGAGGTATTTGGTACACGGTATGGAAGTATTACGGAAAGAACGCCTCATCATCCTCATTCGAATGTTGGAAAGCTAAAATCAGCAGAGGAACACATTCTTCTGAATCGAAAAAGTGATATCGTAAAAATTTTACGTCTGCCGCTTGTATATGGTCCGTGGCAACCGTCCCATCATGTTTTTCAACACTATTTCTTACATCATAAGCTTCCACTTAAATATGAGGAAGAAGGGTTAAACGCTCATTTCGATGCTGTATATGTAAAAGACGTTTGTGAGTCCATTTATCAAGCCGCAATACGGCGTGAACAGTCAGAAACGTTCAATCTAACGAGTGGAAGAGAAGGAGAATGGCAAAGAGGAGTCGAATGGTGTATAGGAGATTCAATAGACTTACATGGTGAAAAGAAACTAAGGTGTGGGATTTCAAACAAACAATGTGCAAGTAAGCTTGGTTTTACAAACATCACGTCTATTGAAGAAGGACTGCACCAACAGCGTCTGCACACTGAAAAAATGATCGCATTTGATCCTTCAATCTACTTAACGTAA
- a CDS encoding LysM peptidoglycan-binding domain-containing protein: MPQKEYWVKPGDTLLKIAESHDQSVNEIKQMNQLNSNIIYVGQMLRIPSSSTNHTYTVKQGDTLLSISEDYRVPVEEVRELNQLPSNLIYVGQHLELPLNRSRSMRIDYTVKAGDSLYTIAQNYGTTAQSIQVMNDLTSDALSIGQTLKIPVYTEVVVKADRANVRTGPGKGYNIIAQMRTGAKLAVEGIRGNWYKVQLYDGTTGWIADSLVTFKAYGDEKPVSRIIGYYTLEEGPSLPSSYKSFVSNRSALSQLALFLFRISQENPTTIEKFGKFSDREIEKLVQLAHDQNIKIMPVVHNLLYKRGDTEPSKKVVQTLVSSEENRRAFAKNLVKLIEKYNFDGVDIDIEDVYIEDADKLTLLYQTIGEELRKKGYFFSASVPSRASDELVNPFSDPFNYAEIGKAVDQFIVMLYNEFGWPGSPPGPAVTAGWMEKVMTYAKTRIPPEKLVSAISVFGFDFNLDKEKSTYVTYDMAMKLKKKYNAEVEFDEERKTPFFRYTDEEENKHEVWFENEQSIEAKIRLADELGVQGVALWRLGMEDPAIWKMINEKIVVERTE; this comes from the coding sequence ATGCCTCAAAAAGAATATTGGGTTAAGCCTGGCGATACGCTGCTTAAAATTGCAGAATCGCACGATCAATCCGTGAATGAAATCAAGCAAATGAACCAGCTTAATTCAAACATCATTTACGTTGGACAAATGCTACGAATCCCCTCTTCTTCTACTAACCATACGTATACCGTAAAACAGGGTGATACATTATTAAGTATTTCAGAAGATTACCGTGTTCCAGTTGAAGAAGTTAGAGAGCTAAATCAACTGCCATCTAACCTTATTTATGTTGGTCAGCACCTTGAACTCCCACTAAACCGTTCTCGATCAATGCGCATTGACTATACAGTAAAAGCAGGAGACAGTCTATACACCATTGCCCAAAATTATGGTACGACAGCTCAAAGTATTCAGGTGATGAATGATTTAACATCAGATGCGCTCTCAATAGGTCAAACATTGAAAATTCCAGTATATACAGAAGTCGTTGTGAAAGCTGACCGAGCGAATGTAAGAACTGGCCCAGGCAAAGGGTATAATATCATTGCTCAAATGAGAACTGGAGCAAAGCTTGCGGTTGAAGGTATTCGTGGAAATTGGTACAAAGTGCAGTTATATGATGGTACGACTGGGTGGATAGCAGATAGCCTCGTTACATTTAAAGCGTATGGAGATGAAAAGCCGGTATCGCGGATTATCGGTTACTATACGCTTGAAGAAGGCCCGTCGCTCCCTTCTTCTTATAAATCATTTGTTTCAAATCGATCCGCCCTTTCGCAGCTAGCTCTGTTTCTTTTTCGGATCAGCCAAGAGAATCCAACAACAATTGAGAAGTTCGGCAAGTTTAGCGATAGAGAAATTGAGAAACTCGTCCAGCTTGCCCATGATCAAAACATTAAAATCATGCCTGTTGTGCATAACTTACTGTATAAAAGGGGCGACACCGAACCAAGTAAGAAGGTAGTTCAGACACTCGTTTCAAGCGAGGAAAACCGAAGAGCATTTGCAAAAAATCTCGTTAAATTAATCGAAAAATATAATTTTGATGGGGTCGATATTGACATTGAAGACGTCTATATTGAAGATGCGGATAAACTAACGCTTCTTTACCAGACAATCGGAGAAGAGCTTCGTAAGAAAGGGTATTTCTTCTCAGCAAGTGTTCCTTCAAGAGCTTCAGATGAACTCGTTAATCCATTCTCAGATCCATTTAATTATGCTGAGATCGGCAAAGCTGTTGATCAATTTATCGTGATGCTTTATAACGAATTTGGCTGGCCAGGTAGCCCTCCAGGTCCTGCCGTGACGGCCGGGTGGATGGAGAAAGTCATGACATATGCCAAAACGAGAATTCCTCCTGAAAAGTTAGTATCCGCTATTTCTGTGTTTGGTTTTGATTTTAATCTTGATAAAGAAAAAAGCACCTACGTCACGTATGATATGGCGATGAAATTAAAAAAGAAGTACAACGCCGAAGTCGAATTTGATGAAGAACGGAAAACACCTTTCTTTCGCTATACAGATGAGGAAGAAAATAAGCACGAAGTCTGGTTTGAAAACGAACAAAGCATTGAAGCAAAAATTCGG
- a CDS encoding molybdopterin molybdotransferase MoeA encodes MVERRKPITVEEAVQKVMNLSYEGTLETVLLEESDGRHLGVAVKADHDVPPFDRSPYDGFAIRAEDTYEASKDTPVKLKVIEEIGAGTVASKVPEKNEAIRIMTGAAIPEGTNAVFMLELVQEIEEEDQPFIQVKRKVVKGDNLSLRGEDTQEGTVLIEKGTLITPGVKALLATFGYANVPVARKPEVGIYATGTELLDPDQALQPGKIRNSNSPMIEGQVKEAGATPLYFGKLEDNFETSFSSIKAALTKVDFLITTGGVSVGDYDYLPAIYEKLGATVLFNKVGMRPGSVTTVAEWNGKLLFGLSGNPSACFVGFELFARPIIKRALFSKYPYRMKSQGELLTNFPKPNPFTRFVRSRVEEKNGRLYVKPTGLDKSGSVTSLAEANAFVVLPGGTRGFEAGDTVELLHLREDGSATW; translated from the coding sequence ATGGTCGAGAGAAGAAAACCAATCACAGTGGAAGAAGCTGTTCAAAAGGTAATGAACCTCTCTTATGAAGGAACGCTTGAAACAGTGCTATTAGAAGAAAGCGATGGGCGCCATCTCGGAGTCGCCGTTAAAGCCGATCATGATGTTCCACCATTTGATCGTTCACCTTATGATGGCTTTGCGATCCGAGCGGAAGATACATATGAAGCTTCGAAAGATACGCCAGTTAAATTGAAAGTTATTGAAGAAATTGGAGCAGGCACTGTGGCCTCCAAAGTCCCTGAGAAAAACGAGGCGATTCGTATTATGACGGGGGCCGCTATACCTGAAGGGACGAATGCAGTGTTCATGCTTGAACTTGTTCAAGAAATCGAGGAAGAAGATCAGCCATTCATTCAGGTGAAGCGGAAAGTAGTTAAGGGAGACAATCTTTCTTTACGTGGAGAAGATACACAGGAAGGAACCGTACTTATTGAAAAAGGGACTCTCATTACGCCTGGCGTGAAGGCGCTTCTTGCAACGTTTGGATATGCAAACGTTCCAGTTGCTCGTAAACCGGAAGTAGGCATATACGCTACTGGTACAGAACTATTGGATCCTGATCAAGCGCTTCAACCAGGAAAGATACGGAATAGTAATTCACCTATGATCGAAGGACAGGTAAAGGAGGCGGGAGCCACACCGCTTTATTTTGGAAAATTAGAGGATAACTTTGAAACGAGTTTTTCTTCAATCAAAGCTGCGTTAACAAAAGTAGATTTTCTCATTACAACGGGAGGCGTATCGGTAGGCGATTATGATTACCTTCCTGCGATCTATGAGAAATTAGGGGCAACGGTGTTATTTAATAAAGTAGGAATGAGACCGGGTAGTGTGACGACGGTTGCTGAATGGAATGGGAAATTACTATTTGGTCTATCTGGAAATCCTTCTGCCTGTTTTGTAGGCTTTGAGTTATTCGCAAGACCCATCATTAAGCGTGCGCTCTTTTCGAAGTATCCTTATCGCATGAAAAGCCAGGGAGAACTGTTAACGAACTTTCCAAAACCTAACCCGTTCACAAGGTTTGTACGAAGTAGAGTAGAGGAGAAAAACGGTCGACTTTATGTGAAACCAACGGGACTTGATAAATCAGGAAGCGTGACCTCTCTCGCCGAAGCAAATGCTTTTGTCGTATTACCTGGAGGAACACGTGGATTCGAGGCTGGAGATACAGTTGAACTACTCCATCTTCGTGAGGATGGATCAGCTACGTGGTAA
- a CDS encoding DinB family protein has product MIEKTLGNYDVHDSSHGLQALKETRGKLLSMVSDIEFQELHYGYSSFPTVGAYLLHIAQIELWWVKNALMGESVTEEEKERYYFQEAQVIAAPDDKELSWFLARLAEARDYIRAYFNQLSDVEYRKPGPEITINGETLRYSPEWIISHLIDHEAYHRGQAAMVLKMVSGQREAWEHFNTPYLSL; this is encoded by the coding sequence ATGATTGAAAAAACACTTGGTAATTATGATGTACATGATTCCTCTCATGGCCTTCAAGCTTTAAAGGAAACGAGGGGAAAACTTCTTTCAATGGTAAGTGACATTGAATTTCAGGAACTTCACTATGGATACTCAAGTTTTCCTACAGTAGGAGCTTACTTACTTCATATTGCACAAATCGAGCTTTGGTGGGTGAAAAATGCGCTTATGGGTGAAAGTGTAACAGAGGAAGAGAAAGAGCGGTACTATTTTCAGGAAGCACAAGTTATCGCTGCACCTGATGACAAAGAACTTTCCTGGTTCTTAGCTCGTCTTGCCGAAGCTCGTGATTATATTCGAGCGTATTTTAATCAGTTATCAGACGTGGAATACCGGAAGCCTGGACCAGAAATTACGATTAATGGGGAAACGCTTCGCTATTCTCCTGAATGGATTATTAGCCATTTAATTGATCATGAAGCATACCATAGAGGACAGGCTGCAATGGTATTGAAAATGGTTTCCGGACAGCGAGAAGCATGGGAGCATTTCAATACGCCGTATTTGTCGTTATAA
- a CDS encoding TspO/MBR family protein, translating into MKKSTILVFVAVYLLFSISGFLFPFDADWYTSLSKPDWTPDGSVIGMIWAILFGFIALSTAIVYQKRGFDRHNSEYISLLGINYILNQAFSYLQFNLHALFATFMDALFIAITTLILIFLAGRQNRVAGWLLVPYFLWTSFATYLSWLIYSMN; encoded by the coding sequence ATGAAAAAATCAACTATTCTCGTTTTTGTAGCTGTGTACCTTCTTTTTAGTATTTCTGGTTTCCTCTTTCCTTTTGACGCCGATTGGTATACCTCGTTATCAAAGCCAGACTGGACACCAGACGGCTCCGTTATCGGCATGATTTGGGCAATTCTTTTTGGTTTCATCGCATTGTCGACAGCGATTGTCTACCAAAAACGCGGCTTTGATCGCCATAATAGTGAGTACATTTCACTGCTGGGTATTAACTACATATTGAATCAAGCGTTTAGTTACTTGCAATTTAATCTTCACGCGCTGTTTGCAACCTTTATGGATGCACTGTTTATCGCGATTACAACGCTCATTCTTATCTTTCTTGCAGGCAGACAAAATCGAGTCGCAGGCTGGTTATTAGTCCCTTATTTCCTTTGGACATCCTTTGCGACTTATTTATCGTGGCTAATTTATTCGATGAATTAA